In Penaeus chinensis breed Huanghai No. 1 chromosome 26, ASM1920278v2, whole genome shotgun sequence, a single genomic region encodes these proteins:
- the LOC125039133 gene encoding BTB/POZ domain-containing protein 6-like isoform X2 — MAQGPSNVDWQTSLTQIHQRAGHVLQSGQWSDCTFIVGNENNQKTLRGHRLILAMSSPVFEAMFYGGMAEKEDKPVEILDVQPEAFKALLQYIYSDEINLQSFDQVCEICYAAKKYMIPALVEQCTKFIWSDLHPGNMCRAYEFARLFEEPSLMDKCLQILHSKTELVIKDASFEDIEATTLRTILQQENLAVSEAMLWDASVRWAKQECGRQSLEATPLNQRKVLGENLGLIRFLTFSPTEFANGPAMSEILTKEESFTLLMNISSPGVTPLPKPFCPSLKRRQKEPSPPPPTPPDPRNIGNLRDEVQLRCTCAGDITTILINDQLVDFSLSFSVDSSICIYGVEMPTQMVPQTLEQQPNGQPVPQSYSELIYAFLQDSDGCRLTYTHFTARVPWNSTMEVMFNRPVYITPNRTYKIGVVMNKVGRYPLYVTNHFVSVEYVTFTFGQDRSRDGLIKALIFGCMPPRIPSSPSPFWPY; from the exons ATGGCACAAGGGCCATCGAACGTGGACTGGCAGACGAGTTTAACACAAATACACCAACGCGCAGGCCATGTCCTCCAGTCGGGCCAGTGGTCAGACTGTACCTTCATTGTcggaaatgaaaataatcaaaag ACCCTACGCGGCCACCGTCTCATCCTCGCCATGTCGTCGCCTGTGTTCGAGGCGATGTTTTACGGAGGAATggcggagaaggaggacaagcccgtggaaatcctggacgtgCAGCCGGAGGCCTTTAAAGCGCTGTTGCA GTACATCTACAGTGATGAGATAAACCTCCAGTCCTTCGATCAAGTCTGCGAAATTTGTTATGCTGCCAAAAAATACATGATTCCGGCCCTTGTGGAACAGTGTACAAAATTCATATGGAGCGACCTCCACCCAGGGAACATGTGTCGAGCATATGAGTTTGCCAGGCTCTTCGAAGAACCGAGTCTGATGGACAAATGTTTACAG ATCCTTCACTCCAAGACAGAATTAGTCATTAAAGATGCATCTTTTGAGGATATCGAAGCAACAACCCTACGAACCATCTTGCAACAGGAGAATCTTGCAG TATCAGAGGCCATGCTGTGGGATGCGTCCGTCCGGTGGGCAAAGCAAGAGTGTGGGAGGCAGTCGTTAGAAGCCACACCCCTCAACCAACGAAAGGTCTTGGGTGAGAATCTGGGTCTCATAAG ATTCCTGACCTTTAGCCCAACAGAGTTTGCGAACGGACCAGCCATGTCGGAAATCCTAACCAAGGAGGAGAGCTTCACACTCCTAATGAACATCTCTTCCCCGGGCGTGACTCCCCTCCCCAAGCCCTTCTGTCCGAGCctcaagaggagacagaaagagccgTCACCTCCCCCGCCAACGCCGCCAGACCCGAGGAACATAGGAAATCTAAGGGACGAGGTGCAGTTGAGGTGTACCTGTGCTGGAGATATCACCACCATCCTGATCAACGACCAGCTGGTGGACTTCTCACTGTCCTTCTCCGTAGACAGCAGCATCTGTATCTATGGCGTGGAGATGCCAACACAGATGGTCCCACAGACTCTGGAGCAGCAGCCAAATGGGCAGCCAGTTCCCCAGAGCTACTCTGAGCTCATCTATGCCTTTCTGCAGGACTCAGATGGCTGCCGGCTCACTTACACCCACTTCACAGCTCGCGTGCCGTGGAATAGCACCATGGAAGTGATGTTCAACCGGCCTGTGTACATCACTCCCAACAGGACCTACAAAATTGGTGTTGTCATGAACAAAGTGGGTCGGTATCCACTGTACGTGACCAACCACTTTGTGTCTGTTGAGTACGTGACATTCACCTTTGGGCAGGACAGGTCACGGGACGGACTCATCAAGGCACTCATCTTCGGTTGCATGCCACCAAGAATCCCCTCGAGCCCCAGCCCTTTCTGGCCGTACTAA
- the LOC125039133 gene encoding BTB/POZ domain-containing protein 6-like isoform X1: MAQGPSNVDWQTSLTQIHQRAGHVLQSGQWSDCTFIVGNENNQKQTLRGHRLILAMSSPVFEAMFYGGMAEKEDKPVEILDVQPEAFKALLQYIYSDEINLQSFDQVCEICYAAKKYMIPALVEQCTKFIWSDLHPGNMCRAYEFARLFEEPSLMDKCLQILHSKTELVIKDASFEDIEATTLRTILQQENLAVSEAMLWDASVRWAKQECGRQSLEATPLNQRKVLGENLGLIRFLTFSPTEFANGPAMSEILTKEESFTLLMNISSPGVTPLPKPFCPSLKRRQKEPSPPPPTPPDPRNIGNLRDEVQLRCTCAGDITTILINDQLVDFSLSFSVDSSICIYGVEMPTQMVPQTLEQQPNGQPVPQSYSELIYAFLQDSDGCRLTYTHFTARVPWNSTMEVMFNRPVYITPNRTYKIGVVMNKVGRYPLYVTNHFVSVEYVTFTFGQDRSRDGLIKALIFGCMPPRIPSSPSPFWPY, encoded by the exons ATGGCACAAGGGCCATCGAACGTGGACTGGCAGACGAGTTTAACACAAATACACCAACGCGCAGGCCATGTCCTCCAGTCGGGCCAGTGGTCAGACTGTACCTTCATTGTcggaaatgaaaataatcaaaag CAGACCCTACGCGGCCACCGTCTCATCCTCGCCATGTCGTCGCCTGTGTTCGAGGCGATGTTTTACGGAGGAATggcggagaaggaggacaagcccgtggaaatcctggacgtgCAGCCGGAGGCCTTTAAAGCGCTGTTGCA GTACATCTACAGTGATGAGATAAACCTCCAGTCCTTCGATCAAGTCTGCGAAATTTGTTATGCTGCCAAAAAATACATGATTCCGGCCCTTGTGGAACAGTGTACAAAATTCATATGGAGCGACCTCCACCCAGGGAACATGTGTCGAGCATATGAGTTTGCCAGGCTCTTCGAAGAACCGAGTCTGATGGACAAATGTTTACAG ATCCTTCACTCCAAGACAGAATTAGTCATTAAAGATGCATCTTTTGAGGATATCGAAGCAACAACCCTACGAACCATCTTGCAACAGGAGAATCTTGCAG TATCAGAGGCCATGCTGTGGGATGCGTCCGTCCGGTGGGCAAAGCAAGAGTGTGGGAGGCAGTCGTTAGAAGCCACACCCCTCAACCAACGAAAGGTCTTGGGTGAGAATCTGGGTCTCATAAG ATTCCTGACCTTTAGCCCAACAGAGTTTGCGAACGGACCAGCCATGTCGGAAATCCTAACCAAGGAGGAGAGCTTCACACTCCTAATGAACATCTCTTCCCCGGGCGTGACTCCCCTCCCCAAGCCCTTCTGTCCGAGCctcaagaggagacagaaagagccgTCACCTCCCCCGCCAACGCCGCCAGACCCGAGGAACATAGGAAATCTAAGGGACGAGGTGCAGTTGAGGTGTACCTGTGCTGGAGATATCACCACCATCCTGATCAACGACCAGCTGGTGGACTTCTCACTGTCCTTCTCCGTAGACAGCAGCATCTGTATCTATGGCGTGGAGATGCCAACACAGATGGTCCCACAGACTCTGGAGCAGCAGCCAAATGGGCAGCCAGTTCCCCAGAGCTACTCTGAGCTCATCTATGCCTTTCTGCAGGACTCAGATGGCTGCCGGCTCACTTACACCCACTTCACAGCTCGCGTGCCGTGGAATAGCACCATGGAAGTGATGTTCAACCGGCCTGTGTACATCACTCCCAACAGGACCTACAAAATTGGTGTTGTCATGAACAAAGTGGGTCGGTATCCACTGTACGTGACCAACCACTTTGTGTCTGTTGAGTACGTGACATTCACCTTTGGGCAGGACAGGTCACGGGACGGACTCATCAAGGCACTCATCTTCGGTTGCATGCCACCAAGAATCCCCTCGAGCCCCAGCCCTTTCTGGCCGTACTAA
- the LOC125038984 gene encoding uncharacterized protein LOC125038984, with translation MWCFAARRKSSERRTWRGGAKKKRNEDIKSEDRVYVLERGVQRKHMDARPTTARSEFRYLGSTVQSDGGVEAEISRRIQSGWTNWKKMAGVMCDKRVPARVKGKIHRT, from the coding sequence ATGTGGTGCTTTGCTGCGAGGAGAAAATCGAGCGAGAGGAGGACCTGGAGAGGTGGcgcgaagaaaaaaaggaatgaagataTCAAGAGCGAAGACAGAGTATATGTGCTTGAACGGGGTGTCCAGAGGAAGCATATGGATGCAAGACCAACAACTGCCAGAAGTGAATTCAGGTACCTTGGTAGCACAGTACAATCGGATGGTGGAGTAGAAGCAGAGATCAGCAGAAGGATCCAATCAGGATGGACCAACTGGAAGAAGATGGCCGGTGTGATGTGTGACAAGAGGGTCCCAGCCAGAGTTAAGGGAAAGATCCATCGGACCTGA